One genomic region from Apodemus sylvaticus chromosome 1, mApoSyl1.1, whole genome shotgun sequence encodes:
- the Trmt112 gene encoding multifunctional methyltransferase subunit TRM112-like protein — MSRLPQSPKSSPKSATSGPEKTPTASTAEVVQRRSADSFRFRPRELRCDNMKLLTHNLLSSHVRGVGTRGFPLRLQATEVRINPVEFNPDFVARMIPKVEWAALVQAADTLNLAEVPKEPTEGYEHDETFLRKMHHVLLEVDVLEGTLQCPESGRLFPISRGIPNMLLNDDETET, encoded by the exons ATGTCTCGGCTGCCGCAAAGCCCCAAAAGTTCCCCTAAGTCTGCCACTTCCGGCCCGGAGAAGACTCCAACGGCTTCTACAGCGGAAGTGGTACAAAGGAGAAGTGCGGACTCCTTCCGGTTCCGGCCTCGCGAGCTCCGGTGTGACAACATGAAACTGCTCACCCACAATCTCCTGAGCTCGCATGTGCGGGGCGTGGGCACGCGTGGCTTCCCGCTGCGCCTGCAG GCCACCGAGGTCCGCATCAACCCCGTGGAGTTCAACCCGGACTTCGTAGCGCGTATGATCCCCAAAGTGGAGTGGGCGGCGCTTGTGCAGGCAGCGGACACG CTAAACTTGGCCGAGGTACCCAAAGAGCCCACAGAAGGCTACGAGCACGACGAGACGTTTTTGAGGAAGATGCACCACGTGTTGCTTGAG GTTGATGTACTGGAGGGCACCCTGCAATGCCCGGAATCTGGTCGTCTTTTCCCCATCAGCCGCGGGATCCCCAATATGCTGTTGAATGATGATGAGACCGAGACGTAA
- the Esrra gene encoding steroid hormone receptor ERR1 isoform X2 has product MLKEGVRLDRVRGGRQKYKRRPEVDPLPFPGPFPAGPLAVAGGPRKTAPVNALVSHLLVVEPEKLYAMPDPASPDGHLPAVATLCDLFDREIVVTISWAKSIPGFSSLSLSDQMSVLQSVWMEVLVLGVAQRSLPLQDELAFAEDLVLDEEGARAAGLGDLGAALLQLVRRLQALRLEREEYVLLKALALANSDSVHIEDAEAVEQLREALHEALLEYEAGRAGPGGGAERRRAGRLLLTLPLLRQTAGKVLAHFYGVKLEGKVPMHKLFLEMLEAMMD; this is encoded by the exons ATGCTCAAGGAGG GTGTGCGTCTGGACCGTGTCCGTGGTGGGCGACAGAAGTACAAGCGGCGGCCAGAGGTGGACCCTTTGCCTTTCCCAGGCCCCTTCCCTGCTGGCCCTCTGGCAGTAGCCGGAGGGCCCCGGAAGACAG CCCCGGTGAACGCTCTGGTGTCTCATCTGCTGGTGGTTGAGCCCGAGAAGCTGTATGCCATGCCTGACCCTGCAAGCCCAGATGGACACCTCCCTGCCGTGGCCACGCTCTGTGATCTTTTTGATCGAGAGATAGTGGTCACCATCAGCTGGGCCAAGAGCATCCCAG GCTTCTCCTCACTGTCACTGTCTGACCAGATGTCAGTACTGCAGAGTGTGTGGATGGAGGTGCTGGTGCTGGGTGTGGCCCAGCGCTCACTGCCATTGCAGGATGAGCTGGCCTTTGCTGAGGACCTGGTCCTGGATGAAGAGGGGGCACGGGCAGCTGGTCTGGGGGATCTGGGGGCAGCCCTGCTGCAGCTGGTTCGGCGACTGCAAGCCCTGCGGCTGGAGCGGGAGGAGTACGTCCTGTTGAAAGCCCTGGCCCTGGCCAACTCTG aCTCTGTGCATATCGAAGACGCTGAGGCTGTGGAGCAGCTGCGTGAAGCCCTGCACGAGGCCCTGCTGGAGTATGAAGCTGGCCGGGCCGGCCCTGGAGGGGGTGCTGAGCGGAGGCGCGCAGGCAGGCTGCTGCTCACACTGCCGCTCCTCCGCCAGACGGCAGGCAAAGTCCTGGCCCACTTCTACGGGGTGAAGCTGGAGGGCAAGGTGCCCATGCACAAGCTGTTTTTGGAAATGCTTGAGGCCATGATGGACTGA
- the Esrra gene encoding steroid hormone receptor ERR1 isoform X1, whose protein sequence is MSSQVVGIEPLYIKAEPASPDSPKGSSETETEPPVTLASGPAPARCLPGHKEEEDGEGAGSGEQGSGKLVLSSLPKRLCLVCGDVASGYHYGVASCEACKAFFKRTIQGSIEYSCPASNECEITKRRRKACQACRFTKCLRVGMLKEGVRLDRVRGGRQKYKRRPEVDPLPFPGPFPAGPLAVAGGPRKTAPVNALVSHLLVVEPEKLYAMPDPASPDGHLPAVATLCDLFDREIVVTISWAKSIPGFSSLSLSDQMSVLQSVWMEVLVLGVAQRSLPLQDELAFAEDLVLDEEGARAAGLGDLGAALLQLVRRLQALRLEREEYVLLKALALANSDSVHIEDAEAVEQLREALHEALLEYEAGRAGPGGGAERRRAGRLLLTLPLLRQTAGKVLAHFYGVKLEGKVPMHKLFLEMLEAMMD, encoded by the exons ATGTCCAGCCAGGTGGTGGGCATCGAGCCTCTCTACATCAAGGCAGAGCCAGCCAGCCCTGACAGTCCAAAGGGTTCCTCAGAGACTGAGACTGAACCCCCGGTGACCCTGGCCTCTGGTCCAGCTCCAGCCCGCTGCCTTCCAGggcacaaggaggaggaggatggggagggggcagggtctGGTGAGCAGGGCAGTGGGAAGCTAGTGCTCAGCTCTCTACCCAAACGCCTCTGCCTGGTCTGTGGGGATGTGGCCTCTGGCTACCACTACGGTGTGGCATCCTGTGAGGCCTGCAAAGCCTTCTTCAAGAGGACCATCCAGG GGAGCATCGAGTACAGCTGTCCAGCCTCCAATGAGTGTGAGATCACCAAGCGGAGACGCAAGGCCTGTCAGGCCTGCCGCTTCACCAAGTGCCTGCGGGTGGGCATGCTCAAGGAGG GTGTGCGTCTGGACCGTGTCCGTGGTGGGCGACAGAAGTACAAGCGGCGGCCAGAGGTGGACCCTTTGCCTTTCCCAGGCCCCTTCCCTGCTGGCCCTCTGGCAGTAGCCGGAGGGCCCCGGAAGACAG CCCCGGTGAACGCTCTGGTGTCTCATCTGCTGGTGGTTGAGCCCGAGAAGCTGTATGCCATGCCTGACCCTGCAAGCCCAGATGGACACCTCCCTGCCGTGGCCACGCTCTGTGATCTTTTTGATCGAGAGATAGTGGTCACCATCAGCTGGGCCAAGAGCATCCCAG GCTTCTCCTCACTGTCACTGTCTGACCAGATGTCAGTACTGCAGAGTGTGTGGATGGAGGTGCTGGTGCTGGGTGTGGCCCAGCGCTCACTGCCATTGCAGGATGAGCTGGCCTTTGCTGAGGACCTGGTCCTGGATGAAGAGGGGGCACGGGCAGCTGGTCTGGGGGATCTGGGGGCAGCCCTGCTGCAGCTGGTTCGGCGACTGCAAGCCCTGCGGCTGGAGCGGGAGGAGTACGTCCTGTTGAAAGCCCTGGCCCTGGCCAACTCTG aCTCTGTGCATATCGAAGACGCTGAGGCTGTGGAGCAGCTGCGTGAAGCCCTGCACGAGGCCCTGCTGGAGTATGAAGCTGGCCGGGCCGGCCCTGGAGGGGGTGCTGAGCGGAGGCGCGCAGGCAGGCTGCTGCTCACACTGCCGCTCCTCCGCCAGACGGCAGGCAAAGTCCTGGCCCACTTCTACGGGGTGAAGCTGGAGGGCAAGGTGCCCATGCACAAGCTGTTTTTGGAAATGCTTGAGGCCATGATGGACTGA